The following is a genomic window from Jannaschia sp. S6380.
TGCCGGCGATCATGTCCCGCTCGTCCTGCAGAAGACCACGCGCCGCCAGCACGTGGCCCGCCGCCTCCAGCCGCGCGACCAGCGTATCGCCGGAGCGGTCGTCGGACGCCTGCCGCGTGTCCGACACCGTCAGGACGGCGATCCGGCAGGGAACGAACGCGCGCTCGGACATCGGGCCTCCTCTTCCTCTGGCGAAAAGTACCTTGGGGGTCCGGGGGCGAGCCCCCGGCGGGTCGGACCGCGCGGGCGGTCCGATCCTTCAGTCGAAATCGGCGGCCGAATGGCGCTCCGGCAGTTTCATCGTCTCGTCGTCGCCGGAAATGCGGTTGACCTTGCGCCCGCGCAGCACCGCCGGCCGCGCGTCGATGCGTTTGGCCCATTCCACGACATGTTCGTACTCCTGGACCGACAGGAACTCCGCAGCGTCGTAGAGCCGCCCCAGGCACAATTGGCCGTACCATGCCCAGATCGCCATGTCGGCGATGGAATAGCTGCCGGCCATCCATTCGTGATCGGCGAGGTGCCGGTTCAGCACGTCCAACTGCCGCTTGGTTTCCATCGCGTAGCGGTTGATGGGGTATTCGTATTTCTCGGGCGCATAGGCGTAGAAATGCCCGAACCCGCCGCCCAGGAACGGCGCGCTGCCCATTTGCCAGAACAGCCAGGACAGCATCTCGGGGCGCGGCCCGCCCAGGAACGCGTCATGGCGTTCAGCCAGGTGCAGCATGATTGCCGCGCTTTCGAACACGCGCACAGGCTCTGGGCCGGTCAGGTCCAGCAGCGCGGGGATCTTGGAGTTCGGGTTGATCTCGACGAAGCCCGATCCGAACTGCGCGCCCTCCCCGATATCGATGGGCCAGGCGTCGTATTCGGCGTCATGGCCGGCCTCCAGCAGCTCCTCGAACAGCACGGTGACCTTCACGCCGTTGGGCGTGGCCAGACTGTGTAATTGATAGGGGTGGTCGCCCCGCGGCAGGGGCGCGTCGTGGGTGGCGCCGGCGACGGGGCGGTTCGTCTTGGCGAAGGTCCCACCGGATTCAGCGTCCCAGGTCCAGACATCGGGAGGCGTGTAGGTCATTCGGCATCCTTCCGGGCCAGGTTCGCGGACAGTTCGAGCAGATCGGCCCAGGCATCGCGCTTGGCCGCCGGATGCCGCATCAGATAGGCCGGCGGCAGCATCGGCAAGGCGGGACGGCCGAACCCTTCGGTCCAAGTGCCGCGCAGTCCCGTGACGCCGCGCCGGCCCAGAACCGCGCCGCAGATCTGATTGCCCATCAGGACGAGGACCTTCGGATCGGCCAGTTCGACGTGCCTTTCCAGAAACGGCATCATCACGGCGATCTCCTCGGGCTCCGGCTCGCGACCCGAGGGCGGTCGCCAGGGCAGAAGGCAGGACAGATAGGCCGCGCGGTCCCCATCGGCGTGGCCGCGGGCCAGGCCGATCGCGGCCAGCATCCTGTCCAACAACGCGCCCTCATCCCCCGAGAACGGCACGCCCGAGCGATCGGCGTCGCGGTCGGGGGCGTCGCCCAGGATCATCACCCGCGCCTTGGGGTTGCCGTCGGCGAACACCGTCGCGCGCGCGCCCAGCCTCAGTTCGCAATAGGGAAACGCGGCCACGGCGTCGCGCAGCTCGGCGATCGTCGCGGCGGCGGCGGCGCGGCGCTCCGCCTCGCGCAGGGGGTCGTCGCCGGTCGGTGCGGGGGGGGCGGCGGACGGGGTCGCGGCCGGTGCCGGACGGGCGGGTTCGGGCTGCCGGTCGGGCAGGTCGAAACGGTTCACGGGGGTCGGGCCGATGGCCTCGTCGCAGCCCAGTTCGACCAGCCATTCCAGCGTCGCGCGCGCGGTGAAGGGATCGAGGTCGAGGCTATCCATTCGCGCACATTAGTCCCCCATGCCCGGGAAAGGCCAGCGGTCGCGCGCCGTCCCGCGTCCCGATGGGGCCGTTTCAGAGATCGCGTAGAATCGAACCCTAACGGATCGTAAACACGAGGAAAAATTTCTCACGGATGCTGCCGACCGGCCCCCGACGCCTTGCGTCGCGGCGTCAACTCTCGCCCTGCCGTGTTCCGCAAGACACAGATCGGGATGGCGCCGAAGATGGCGATCTGCATGGCCGGCAACTTTCCGCCAATAAGCCCGGTCGCGGGGCATATCCGCGATTGAAGAAAAGAAGGAACGCTATGAAAATTCATGTAAAATCGGCAGTTGCAATTCTTGCGGTGGCCGGTCTTTCGGCTTGTGGCGGCGGTGGTGGAGGCGGTGATGCGGCCGGCTTCACCGATCTGCGCGACGATTCCGTGGCGCTGGCCGACCGCGTCTCGTCACTGCCGCTGACGACCCGGGCTGACATGCCGGTTACGGGAACCGCGACCTACAGCGGTGGTGCAGCCTTCGCCGTCGACAGGACGCTCGACGATGTGGTCGACAGCCGGACCGGCGATGCAAATCTGGACGACGATGCGATCACCGCGTTCGGCGATCTGCAGATGACCGCCGATTTCGACGGAGGCACGATCCGGGGCCGGATCGACGATCTCCGTGACCGCGATCTGGGCGAGATCGACGGCAGCATCGCTCTGCGCGACGGTCGCATCAACGATACCGAGTTCCTGGTCGCCGCCGAGGGCACCATTCGCGTCGAGGACGAGTTGGAGCAGATCGACGGCCGGATCGGTGGCGAATTCCGGGGCGATGATGCCGCGGCCCTGCGCGGTGGCGGCGACGCCACTATTGGAAACTCCGCAGGCACATCGGATCTTGCCATCCTGATCGCGGGCGAAAAGGACTAGACGGTCCCGACAGCGGCGCCCGCGCGGGTGCCGCTGTCCTGCCGCCGGAGGGTATCGAAATGACGAGATGGGTCCTGACGCTGGCCGCGGCCGTGCTTTCGGTGGGGCTGGCCGGCCGTGCCGAAGCGGCCTGGGAAGCGGCCGTGCTGTCCGGTTCGGATCGGCTGTTCCTGTATTCGCTGCTGCGCGACCGGCCGGCCGGATACCGACCCGAGGCGCTGCGCCTGGTCCGGCGCCTCGCCCTGTCCAAGAAGGGGGGGCGACCGGCCTTCGTGGCGCAACGCAGCTTCGACCTGACGCCGGCGCTCGACTGGGACGAGAACGTCAATGGCGGCACCGCGGCCGACACCCTGACACTTTCGGGCCTGCGGTTCACCGTCGACGATGGGTCGCGTGCCCGCGCCGGCTTCGTGGCGGGCATCGACGCGGGCGCCGGGATCGCCTTCGCCGTGGCAAGCCGGGTGCGGCTGTCATTCGACGCGCATCTGTCGCTGCGACACGCGCCCGAGCTTGACCTGAACGATGCGAGGGGCGGCCTGCGGGCCTGCGCCGAGCGCGGCAACCTCGACTGGAGCGCATGGCGTGGCTGCGTCGGGGTTTCGGGGCGCGAACGGGCACTGTCCTCAAGCGCCGTCCGCAGCGCCGAGATCGAGCGGATCGGCCTGTTCTCCTCGGGCCTGGGCGATCACGAATGGCGCGCGGGGATCTGGTGGAACACCGATGGCGAGACGGTGCGCCGTGGCGTTCAGGGGACGTTCCTGACCGCGAACGACCGGGTCGGACTGGTTTCGCTGACGGCGACCGCGGGCAGCGATGTCCTGGGTGGGACAGCGGCGCTGTCGCGCCGCGTGGCGGGCGCGCCCACACGTTTTTCGGTCGGGCATTTGCGCCAGACGGGCACGCCGCTGCTGGGTGAACGCCGCAAAGATCGCGTCCTTACCGCCGGCGTCACCCGGCCGGTCGGCAAGCACTTTCGCACCGGCCTTCGCTGGACGCGCCGCCGCTCCACGATCGAGGGGTTCGACTCTTCCGGCCTGCGCCTCGATGTCGGGTTTCGCGGGTGGCGGTGGTAGCGAGCGGCGTGACGCGGGGCTTGATCGCCGTCCCGCCGCGCCGCATGAGGACGCCATGACCTTCACGCAACGCCACCTGCTGGGGATCGAGCCCCTGCACCCCGTCGAGATCACGGCCCTGCTGGATCTGGCCGATCGCTATGCCGATCAGACCCGGTCGGGCGGGAAGCATGACGCCGTGCTGTCGGGCCTGACGCAGGTCAACATGTTCTTCGAGAACTCGACCCGCACGCAGGCCAGTTTCGAGATCGCGGGCAAGCGGCTGGGCGCGGATGTCATGAACATGGCGATGCAGGCGTCCAGCCTGAAGAAGGGCGAAACGCTGATCGACACGGCGCTGACGCTGAACGCGATGCGGCCCGACCTGCTGGTGGTGCGCCATCCGCACTCAGGCGCGGTCAACCTGTTGGCCGAGAAGGTCAACTGCGCGGTCATCAACGCGGGCGACGGGCGGCACGAACACCCGACGCAGGCATTGCTCGACGCGCTGACGATCCGCCGTGCCAAGGGCCGGCTGCACCGCCTGACCGTCGCGATCTGCGGCGACATCGCGCATAGCCGCGTGGCGCGGTCGAACCTGATCCTGCTGGGCAAGATGGAGAACCGGGTGCGCCTGATCGGCCCGCCCACCCTGATGCCGCCGCAGGTCGGCGAGTTGGGCGTCGAGGTCACCGACGACATGGAAGAGGGCCTGAAGGGTGCCGATGTCGTCATGATGCTGCGCCTGCAGAAGGAGCGGATGGACGGCGCGTTCATCCCGTCCGAGCGCGAATACTATCATCGTTTCGGCCTCGACGCGGCCAAGCTGGCCCATGCGGCCCCCGATGCCATCGTCATGCATCCCGGCCCCATGAACCGCGGGGTGGAGATCGACGGGACGCTGGCCGACGATATCAACCGCAGCGTTATCCAGGAACAGGTGGAGATGGGCGTCGCCGTCCGAATGGCGGCGATGGACCTGCTGGCGCGGGCACGGAGAGTGGACTGAACGCGGATTTCCCACTCGATCCGGGCGAGAGAGTCCTCCGGGCGGGACAGGCCTTCCCGTCGGCTGTTCGTGTTCCGAGCGGCTGACATCCTGCTCGTTCTCATTTCCGCCGTGTGGACGGCATTTGTCGGGTTTGAGTGGCTGGCGGATCCCCCGGTCCCGCAACCTTCCCCGCATCCTGCCTGTTGACGGTCTTCCTGATTGTCGGCCTGTATCCGACGGCGGGTCGGATCGCCCGGGACGCCCGGATCCGTCGGGGTACGACTTATGTTCCGACGGATGGCCGCGCGTCGATCCCGCACACGCGTCCCAATCGCAATCGGAGAGAGCGGGCGCTGACGTCTTCGCCGCTCGTATCTTTTTCGGGATCGCGCGAGGGGCGGGTGACCTTCGACGAAGCAGCGGCGCGTTCGGCGGTCGGCCGGGCCCTTGGTGTCTGGACAGGCGATGGCGGAAGCTGCACCTTCGGCGCGATCGACCAGCCCGGGGCGGTCTGTCGCCCGGCCCGCGAGAAGGTTCGCCGACTCCGGGATTATCCGGCCGGGTCGGCCCCGGGGCCAAACCGATCGAACCGCGCGGGCCGCCGTGCGTTGACACGCGACCGCAACCAGCAGAGGTCTGCCGCACATGAGCATCAGTATCCCGCCCCGCGACCCCCGCATCCATGTCTTCTCGGTCTCGGACGGGCCGCTGAAGCTGGCGCATCAGACCTATCTCTCGCGCCTGACCAAGGAGGTGCCGCAGACCACCCCGCTGGCCGAGGCGCTGGGTGCGCCCATCGACCCGACCTACGCCGAGGTGTTCGCGGTGCGGGATGTCGCACCCATGGGGCTGCGGGCCTATCTGGCCCAGGCGCATGACATTCCCGCGCCGGTTCTGGAGACTGACGCGGCGCGGCTCGACGCGTTGTCGGGCGACGTGCTGGTGCTGGCGCCCCGCGCGGTGGAGGGGGTGGAGACGCTCGACCCCCGCCCCGAGTTGACGCTTATCGGCAGCTACGCGCCGGCCGAGGCCGACAATGCCCCCCGCGACCTGCCCCCCGCCGCGAAGGAGCCGCGCCTGGCGACCCCGGCCGCGTCGACGGGCCGTCCGATGTCGAACCGCATGATCGTGGGTATCGTCCTCGCCGCGCTGGTCCTGGCGGGGCTGGTCTTCCTTTTCTGACCTCCGCCTGCGCGATGGACTTGGCGTGGTCCCGGCGATAGGTCCGGGGCCATGACCACGACCCTTTTCACCGATGCCCGCCTGATCGACCCCGTCGCCGGGGCGGAACGCCGGGGCGACCTGCGCGTGGCCGATGGCCGGATCGCAGGGCCGGGCCCGGCCGATCGGGTGATTGACTGTCGCGGCCGCTGTCTGGCGCCCGGCATCGTGGATTGGGGCGTCAAGGTCGGCGAGCCGGGGGA
Proteins encoded in this region:
- the yghU gene encoding glutathione-dependent disulfide-bond oxidoreductase translates to MTYTPPDVWTWDAESGGTFAKTNRPVAGATHDAPLPRGDHPYQLHSLATPNGVKVTVLFEELLEAGHDAEYDAWPIDIGEGAQFGSGFVEINPNSKIPALLDLTGPEPVRVFESAAIMLHLAERHDAFLGGPRPEMLSWLFWQMGSAPFLGGGFGHFYAYAPEKYEYPINRYAMETKRQLDVLNRHLADHEWMAGSYSIADMAIWAWYGQLCLGRLYDAAEFLSVQEYEHVVEWAKRIDARPAVLRGRKVNRISGDDETMKLPERHSAADFD
- a CDS encoding uracil-DNA glycosylase; the encoded protein is MDSLDLDPFTARATLEWLVELGCDEAIGPTPVNRFDLPDRQPEPARPAPAATPSAAPPAPTGDDPLREAERRAAAAATIAELRDAVAAFPYCELRLGARATVFADGNPKARVMILGDAPDRDADRSGVPFSGDEGALLDRMLAAIGLARGHADGDRAAYLSCLLPWRPPSGREPEPEEIAVMMPFLERHVELADPKVLVLMGNQICGAVLGRRGVTGLRGTWTEGFGRPALPMLPPAYLMRHPAAKRDAWADLLELSANLARKDAE
- a CDS encoding aspartate carbamoyltransferase catalytic subunit, encoding MTFTQRHLLGIEPLHPVEITALLDLADRYADQTRSGGKHDAVLSGLTQVNMFFENSTRTQASFEIAGKRLGADVMNMAMQASSLKKGETLIDTALTLNAMRPDLLVVRHPHSGAVNLLAEKVNCAVINAGDGRHEHPTQALLDALTIRRAKGRLHRLTVAICGDIAHSRVARSNLILLGKMENRVRLIGPPTLMPPQVGELGVEVTDDMEEGLKGADVVMMLRLQKERMDGAFIPSEREYYHRFGLDAAKLAHAAPDAIVMHPGPMNRGVEIDGTLADDINRSVIQEQVEMGVAVRMAAMDLLARARRVD
- a CDS encoding transferrin-binding protein-like solute binding protein, with product MLPTGPRRLASRRQLSPCRVPQDTDRDGAEDGDLHGRQLSANKPGRGAYPRLKKRRNAMKIHVKSAVAILAVAGLSACGGGGGGGDAAGFTDLRDDSVALADRVSSLPLTTRADMPVTGTATYSGGAAFAVDRTLDDVVDSRTGDANLDDDAITAFGDLQMTADFDGGTIRGRIDDLRDRDLGEIDGSIALRDGRINDTEFLVAAEGTIRVEDELEQIDGRIGGEFRGDDAAALRGGGDATIGNSAGTSDLAILIAGEKD